tgcaCCTGAAATTAGGTCACCATTTACCGAGAAATTTCggcataaattctgcacaacatcaTAATGGCACCTGAAATGAGGTCACCAAGGTTACCAAGAAATATTGGTATAGAATGCTCCCAATAAAGGGAACCCTCATTTATCTGAAAGAAAAGTATGAAATTGCcaaacaaaaaattcttaccagtttGTCTGAAATTTCTATCATCCTACAATTCAATTTACACTTGAAATTCTTATTTTTTATGTCTGACTCGATAAGAAGACTTCCCTGTGTTATTGATAAATCTGCACTGACCAGTGTTACATATAAGCCAGCTTCTCTCTGTGTGAGGCCCAAAAGGGATATGCggttgataaaatatttcataaagtttGTGAAATAACTCcctaaattactataaatccaaaaaatgcaaaactgttcctatgttgctatggtaactcatatgaaatgaaagtttggATTTTGGTTGTTcttgatacaaaataaaatgaaaaagacataATAATTAGAGAATAAGCCTATgtatatgattgtataaaataaaaaaaatcttatttcttaaaagagttttcgGTCGTGCTTACAtgagagttatctcccttgtttttgcaCGCTCAATCTgccttagaatacaaaataaaaattcttttcaagAAGTTTGATCACTCTGTATTGTGACGATATACAATTTATAGAGTTCaattatataaactaaaatatattgcaaaatacttCTCTATACtcccattctaaatgatcaaatatcttttcagcgtaCGGTAAGTCTTAGAcagatgtaataatcaattatttttggttcattaccgacgtctggtcattgtatcttggtggattttgaaaaatatagttaattaccaatggcATGGTGTTGGTTTACTGTGAGGCATATTTAATTGGGGCCATTTTTGGTTTTtatatcatatcccgtccttttcATTATGACATCGTCCAACATTGACAAGAAATGCCTGAAACTGAATTACTTAATCATTTTGTCAAGTTTTACAACTTCTTGGACATTTTGTATTTATCAGCAGTTAAAATCAATATCTTTGCGCTAGAAATCATTTGTTAGATATTTCTATCACGATTATACAACTTTACACATACTATGCTCTTTACCAGTAGAAGCCTATTTAAACAACAATAAAGATCAAGTTCGTCTCATATTTTCATTACACATAATGATTAATTTGACTTACAATGTGCAGATAACACTGCATGTAATCAAGGACTTGGAAAACAGTCTATTAAGGAAGGGCCATAAATTGTCAATCAGGCCCcgatttcacaaaaaaacttaagtaattacttagttaagtctgttatttcaaaattatgctattgcttaagttattgttatttcatgttgattttttctataacaatgtatttgtagctaaattatactatggttagtagtttttgtcagcagtacttatttcagtcaagcaaatatcacatttctacttaagcacgatataacgaacttaagtattttcttaagcatattttttttttttatacttcgttttctttaaaattcagaattgttgtctTTCATATACGGTTCTGTTATAACTGAAAAGGTCAAGATTAAAGACACATAAAGAGCAAATAcaggcatttgaaataacagacttagctaagtaattacttaagttttttcgtgaaattggggcctggcctttttttagtaaagtttttaaacaactatctttttttcatttgaatataaaatttgaagacaATGTCCTAATTCAGATAATATCTCTatgacaacattttaaaaatgtttacaggTCACATGAAATATatagcaaaatgttaaaattttaatctcGAAAATACATGCTGAGTATAAGAgattacattttatgtttatatatatctgtcacttgttatttttcataaaaacatctatagaaaatatttctttgactTTTGTAGAATACAGGTACTTGccataatacaataataataaaaaatgcaaattCTTTGTATATCCATCCATCAAGGAATACACAAATACATCAAGTTGCAAAGTTTTGGCTGAATGAAAAAACATCTATATGGGTCATTTCCCAActttctgttttgatttcatgCAATCTctgtcttttatatttttgttccaTTGCAACCtcaacagtttcatttatcaCAAGACGTTTGTTTCAGGTATACATTACTGACTTTGGCATTGACAATACATCTGACTACAAGTATAACATTCTCCTCACCTAATTGTGATCAGAACTTTGGTGACCTATGGCAACCAACCTGGGCAAAAGAGCCAAGAAATGATCTAAGATGTCAATTGGGTCCTCGTTGCAAAAAAGGACCAAATGAGGTCAAGTCAGAGAAATATGATAAATGCTGTACCTGTAATTCATGTACTGTCTGGGAAGGTTCAGAGATAGAGCTATTTATAGAATATGTATCCGTATTAGGTAGAAGTCTGATTTTGTTTGATCAAGCTCCTAATGAAACTGATGTATATAAAGTTGATCACAGAGATGCTGAAATGACAGAGATTCCCAGTAACCTGTGCAACTGGGACAATGAAACTACTTTAAAAGAAAGATATTTGCTGGAATTTGAAAGTCTAAAGAATCTTTCAGGAAGCATAgtcaaaataaactttgaaaacaacAGAATTGGTAAACTAACAGATCTGAATTGTTTGAAGAGACTTGATGAACTAATTCTGAAGAATAACAAACTAACACACGTCTCTAACACTTCTTTTTCTACCTTGTCACGTCTACGATACATTGATTTCTCAGGGAATCTTATACAAAAAATAGATCCTGGCATTCTTACATCCATATATCTCAATCTATTTCATGCAGATTTTAGCCATAACAAAATGAGTGAATTAGATGTTTCAAACATGTTAAGCCTGTatccattttgtaaaattgattTCCAATCAAATGAAGTAACTAAATTGGTAAATGAAgctaatttcactttaaatatgACCACAACTTACGGACCAGGCTTTGTAAGTTTCAAAGACAATGATTTTCAAGAGTGGCCtaatttcaaagaactgttgaaTTTGGACAGTCTGGCTCAAATGGGCCATCTTTTCAGTTTTGGATTTGATTTTAGAAATGTTCCTATAATTTGTGATTGTCATTTAGAAAATTTCATGTCTCTTGTTCAAGATGGTGTCCTTGAAACTGTCTGGCGAGATTATATGAATGTGAAATGTACCGGACCTGCAGATTTAGTTGGCATTCCTGTTGGTAAAGTTAATCCTCGAAGGTTCATTTGTGACCTATCTGCTAATTCTGAATGCCCTACACCAGAATGTACATGTACTGACAGACCACATGACCACACAATATTTATTAACTGCTCATATGACCAAGGAAAACAAGTTGACAAACTAAACTCACTGCCAAAAATTCCAAATTCAAAGTATTCTGCATTTACTTCGCTGGATATTTCGGGGCACAATATAGCAAACATTACAAATTTGACTCGTTTGTCAAATATTTCCATGTTGAATGTATCACACAATAATCTtcttgaaataaacaatgaaGTTGTGAAAGCACTTGAAAATGCAACTGTTGACATATCTGATAATACGAATTTGAGAGAACTTCCTAAAATGTTTCTCCAGTATCGTAATGTTTGCACAACTTATATGAAAAATCTTCAGATTACCTGCGACTGTAGCTCACTATGGATTGAGACATGGCTGAACTCTAAAAAAATGTGcataaatgaagaaaatatgtttaACTGTGAACTTCCAAATGGAGAGATTAAGCCGGCTTTGTCATTTAGAGCATCAGATATAGACTGCTCTCCAACCGGATTCAATTTCCTTAGTGAAACTGTGATAGCAGGGGTAATAGTTTTTCTGATTCTCACTGGAACACTGATATATTCTTTCCGCTATGAGCTACTTATTTTATGTGTGCGTATGAAACAGGCAAGAAGGAATAATGTAATGTCTCAATATCGTTACGACGTTTTCTTGTCGTTCAATGATGCTGATGTGAACGTTATGAAATGGGTCAATGAAATACTTGTAGACAAGTTAGTTGATGAAGGTTACAGAGTATTTCAACCAGGCCAGGATATAAACTTTGGAGCTGAACGGGATTCTGAAGTTctaaaaacaataaatgaaacatCAAACTTTCTTCTTATCTTCTCTGATAGTTATCTGGACCAAGATATTGATGGGATGCGACCATGGACGGAGAATGAATGGAAATATGGTTGGTATAATTTCCTAAAAGAAAGACATAAAAATTTGATTGTCGTAAACTTTGACCATGCCTCACCATTTGAAATCAATCATCCACAAATCAAAGCATTTCTCCGTGTTGGAAGCACAATTGACTTCAAGAATCATGACCGAAAAATCATATCAGATATTTGTAAGAAACTTGGAAAACCATTTTTTGCTCCAATTGTAAACGTAAGAGGCTTTGACAACATGAACAAGAAATTTCCAAGGCACGTATTCTCTACGACTGCagaagaaaaatttacaaatgACCAAAACACTGAATCTGTTACTACACAAGACTTTCCAAATGGCAGTGATAAATTAAGAAAACACCGCAAACATCAAGGAAAACCTCAAGCATTCAAAGGACGTTTTGCTCCTTACTATGAAAACAATGATTTAAAAAAGACACCTCATATTCCACTTTTTAGAAAATATGagcataaaaatgaacaaaactcaacaaaaacaaacagccTTTCCAAAAAACTTCAAGAACTGTCAAAAATATATGAACTAGATGTATCTAACCTAAAGGCACCTGAATGTACACAAATCGTTACTGAATGCAAGGTAAGgagtcctgaaaattatttaccaTGTTCAGATGAAGAAGAGTGCAGAGAAGGTCCAAATAATCTGGCAGGAAGTTCCGCAAATGAAGATCTATATATATCTTCCAATCACCTGAGATGCAGTTCTACTGAGCTGGAGAACTTTGACAATGGGGATGATGAAGAACAACTATTTCAGCTAGATATGTCTGTGACGGGCAGTGTAAGGGAGGTTTCATCTATAACAAACAGCAGTGACTCCGGCTTTGACACAAACAGCCTGGGAGGGTTGTCAAACACTTTAACTACAAGTATTGGCAGTTCAACAGTGTCTTTTCATTCAGACAGCTTTACATGTAGTATGACTGATATAACTGTTTAGAAAAGTGACAATAGCGTATGTTTAAAGACAGTAAAATAGTGTCAGGCTTCTCATCAGGGCAAACAGAGTTAAAAACATATTCTTCTCTTTTGGCAATAATTTTAGACAAAGTAGaagaatttgaacaatcttggtagaatgTCACTCAAGGAAcattaacatgaaataattttacatgaggCTCAAATGTGCCAAAGCTGGTTACCTGAAGAGTAAACTTGCTGCTGATCAGGTTTGGTGACCAAATTTAGGCAGTTCACAAAAATGAAagttatttaatgttgtttttttctatagtTTGCTGTGACGGCTAAAATATGCGTAACCATAAAGACAAACTTCATGATAAGTTGTTtaacaaaatctatttttagctctaatgtCCCCTAAAAGGACCGAGTGAAAccattacaatgatgctacagaccaggtttaaTGAAGATtgatcaagcagttcatgaaaagtcatttaaaggattttttctatttttagctctagtgggctgtaaaagaggccaagtgcccatATTTGATCAATGTTAAGAGAGAACCTTAAAATGACCCTACAGACCAAACCTGAACCACTTGAAAAATCTTTATAGGGGcccttgccaggatgctactaaCCAAGTTTGGTTAATTCTGACCAGTAGGAGAAGCTGTTTATGTAAAAAGGTTGATGCAGGATGATGGACAAAGGACAATGAATGCAAGACCACCCACCTATACAAagagctcaccctgaacaaagttcggGTGAACTAAAAATGAGGTCAGTAGTTTTTGACAAGAAATATTTTTGGATATAGGAAAAAGGTACAAAtgtaaacccaaaaaaaacaatgttttggaaaaaaacagtTGTCTGAAAAGGCTACAGTTAAGGAAAACATGTTGTGTAAAGCTACTTGTCTACAGTTTAGAtgaattttttcaacatgttcatttacaCCCAGTTTGGTACAGAATGTATTTATGACACTGAAAagtgataaagtgggtgaaaataaaaattagatattggtaaaaatgctaGAAGAATGCAACTTATTTCAGAAGCACTGCAATGGTTTActcccttctgcacaatatttcaatatatgtcaataagtttgtacctcTAGTCACATTCACAGTACtcaatttttacaaattgttcagagattttttttttcttcacctaaaatatgtgggttag
The genomic region above belongs to Mercenaria mercenaria strain notata chromosome 12, MADL_Memer_1, whole genome shotgun sequence and contains:
- the LOC123534940 gene encoding toll-like receptor 13, whose product is MKYTLLTLALTIHLTTSITFSSPNCDQNFGDLWQPTWAKEPRNDLRCQLGPRCKKGPNEVKSEKYDKCCTCNSCTVWEGSEIELFIEYVSVLGRSLILFDQAPNETDVYKVDHRDAEMTEIPSNLCNWDNETTLKERYLLEFESLKNLSGSIVKINFENNRIGKLTDLNCLKRLDELILKNNKLTHVSNTSFSTLSRLRYIDFSGNLIQKIDPGILTSIYLNLFHADFSHNKMSELDVSNMLSLYPFCKIDFQSNEVTKLVNEANFTLNMTTTYGPGFVSFKDNDFQEWPNFKELLNLDSLAQMGHLFSFGFDFRNVPIICDCHLENFMSLVQDGVLETVWRDYMNVKCTGPADLVGIPVGKVNPRRFICDLSANSECPTPECTCTDRPHDHTIFINCSYDQGKQVDKLNSLPKIPNSKYSAFTSLDISGHNIANITNLTRLSNISMLNVSHNNLLEINNEVVKALENATVDISDNTNLRELPKMFLQYRNVCTTYMKNLQITCDCSSLWIETWLNSKKMCINEENMFNCELPNGEIKPALSFRASDIDCSPTGFNFLSETVIAGVIVFLILTGTLIYSFRYELLILCVRMKQARRNNVMSQYRYDVFLSFNDADVNVMKWVNEILVDKLVDEGYRVFQPGQDINFGAERDSEVLKTINETSNFLLIFSDSYLDQDIDGMRPWTENEWKYGWYNFLKERHKNLIVVNFDHASPFEINHPQIKAFLRVGSTIDFKNHDRKIISDICKKLGKPFFAPIVNVRGFDNMNKKFPRHVFSTTAEEKFTNDQNTESVTTQDFPNGSDKLRKHRKHQGKPQAFKGRFAPYYENNDLKKTPHIPLFRKYEHKNEQNSTKTNSLSKKLQELSKIYELDVSNLKAPECTQIVTECKVRSPENYLPCSDEEECREGPNNLAGSSANEDLYISSNHLRCSSTELENFDNGDDEEQLFQLDMSVTGSVREVSSITNSSDSGFDTNSLGGLSNTLTTSIGSSTVSFHSDSFTCSMTDITV